The following are encoded in a window of Narcine bancroftii isolate sNarBan1 chromosome 2, sNarBan1.hap1, whole genome shotgun sequence genomic DNA:
- the LOC138752910 gene encoding probable G-protein coupled receptor 139: MAVADLMVVIIEVILKRINNIYLPVNFLFITPVCAMILVAKLAALDCSVWFTVSFTFDRFVAISCPNLRARYCTPRTASVVTAVVIALACSRNFPYYFHYEPKYLIDNIPYFCIEIAAYFTSPWWVAMEWFSSILNPLVPIILILLLNALTVKHILKSNKVRRALMSNVDNPNDPETENRKKSMILLFALSGNFIVLWTPYFIHSFKWQTTNYNYTDKYYSNPIFILQETGFMLQLLSSTTNTCIYGLTQRKFRQELKNGVNYLVTLNGKLCQ; the protein is encoded by the coding sequence ATGGCAGTAGCGGATCTCATGGTGGTGATCATTGAGGTGATACTGAAGAGAATTAACAACATTTATTTGCCCGTAAATTTTTTGTTCATCACGCCAGTCTGCGCCATGATACTTGTAGCAAAACTAGCTGCCCTCGATTGCTCTGTGTGGTTTACAGTTTCTTTCACCTTCGACCGCTTTGTGGCCATTTCATGTCCAAATCTGAGAGCCAGGTATTGTACCCCAAGGACAGCAAGTGTGGTTACAGCAGTGGTGATCGCTCTAGCCTGTTCGAGGAATTTCCCTTATTACTTTCATTATGAACCCAAATATCTAATTGACAACATTCCTTATTTCTGCATTGAGATTGCTGCATATTTTACATCTCCCTGGTGGGTAGCAATGGAGTGGTTCAGCAGCATTTTAAATCCTTTGGTACCAATCATCCTCATTCTTTTGCTCAATGCACTTACTGTCAAACACATCCTAAAGTCCAATAAAGTCCGTAGGGCGCTCATGAGTAACGTGGATAATCCCAATGATCCCGAGACAGAGAACCGCAAAAAGTCCATGATTTTGCTCTTTGCTCTGTCTGGCAATTTCATCGTCCTCTGGACACCATATTTTATCCATTCCTTTAAATGGCAAACCACAAACTACAATTACACAGACAAGTATTACAGTAACCCCATATTCATTCTCCAGGAAACGGGGTTCATGTTACAACTACTTAGTTCCACCACCAACACCTGCATCTATGGACTGACACAAAGGAAATTCAGGCAGGAGCTAAAAAATGGGGTAAATTATTTGGTTACCCTGAATGGTAAACTCTGTCAATAG